CTTGGCCAGCGCCTTCGCCCGCTCGGCTTTTTCTACCTTTTTACGCTCGCGGGTCTGGCGGTGCTCGATCATCCGACGCTTGAACGAGCGCCCGATGCCTTCGAAATCGACCAGCCGGTACTCGTCGACGGTATCGTCATCGAGCTCCCCGGCGGTATGGGCGCGCAGCTGGCGCCGCTTGCGCGCCTCGGTGCTCTTGACGTGCGCAGCGGTGTCTTCGGGCTCGGCACGAAGCACCGGCTCCTGCTCGGCGGCCGGGGCCGATTCGCTTGCCGCGACGGCCTCGTCACTTGAAAGCGGTTCCGGGCGCGAAGCGGGCGTTTCCGAGGTCATGCTCGGGTCGATCGTTTCATCAAGCGGTGCGGGCTTAGCCTGAACCGGTGCAGGCTCGGCCGGGGCAGCAGAAAGGGTCGGCTCGACCAGCTCGGCGGACGACGCGCTACTCTCGGGCGCCGGCTCGACGAAAAGGCTGGGCTCCTGACGCTCCGCGCCGTCCAGGGCGGGCTCGGTAGCGGGTCGCGGCGCCGGGCTTACGGGCTCATCGGTGGTGAAGGAAGGGGCTGATATTTCAGACGCTGAAGCATTTGCGGCAGACGTTTTAGGCGCAGGCGTTTCTGCTGATGCTTTAAAAGCAGCGCGTTTGGAGGCGCCGTGCTGGGCTTGAGAGGCGCTTTCAGCGTGCTCATCGCTGTAGCCGCCTTCATAAGCAAACTGCTGGCCGCCGGCCGCCTTTTTGGAACGCGTGGCTGCCCGCGAGAACGAACGTTTGAAATCGGAGAGTACGCGGGACGGGCCTGGGTGCTCCTGACGCTCCAGCTGCGGCTTTTTGCCCAAACCGCTGTAGTCGGCGGGTTTGACTACGCGCGCGCCTCCGTTGGGAAGCTCCCAGTTGATTTCGGCTTCCTTGGCCTCGTCATCGAACTCCTCTGCCGACGCTTTAGGCAGGTTATCGACCGCCTGGTCGAGCCTTGGCACTCGGCGCTGGCGCTGAAGCCTTCGAACCCCATCGACCACGATAAGCGACACCAACGCCAATCCCAGAATGATTAACCACTCTCTTAATTCCATGTCGAGCATTCCATGGGTCATTTTAACCGGTTAAAGGCGCTACCCTTGATGATCATTCGCGTCCATCCAAACGCTGCACCGACCACCAAACATAGTGCGACTGCTATAAAAAGGACAACGTGTGCTTGCTCTACGCGGGCTATCCGCCATTTCGATCAATACTCGACAGAGTAAATCCGGCGCTTGGACAAACGGTAACGCTAAAAGTGCCATCCTGGCGCTTGTTCGGGCCAACGCTATTCGACACGTGGGCCGCGGGCCCTTTAGCGGTCGGCGAGTCTTTGATGACGCTCCGTCCCGCTTATAAATGTGCTCAGTGTAGAAGCGTTAACCCATGATGACAAAATCTTACCGCCATACTCGCTCATTAAACAAGCACAACTCGGGATTATCGCGACAAGTGCTCAAGAGTTGACGTTAGTTTGATTAAAAAGAGCGCTATAACGAAACTCGTTAAGCGCTCCTTTTATACTATATATATGTCCAGCCGCTATTTTTTTCATCAATGGGATCAAACGCTCCGCGCCCACGCTATCGGCTGGCATCGATACGCCGGATAAAGGGCGCCTTTCATGGGGCCTGCCCTCGTTCTTTAGTCGACCAAAGCGGCGGCTTCGTCGATACCGACCGACACCAGCCTTGAGACGCCGGGCTCCTGCATGGTGACACCCATCAGCCGTTCGGCAGCCTCCATGGCGATCTTGTTATGGGTGATGTAGATGAACTGGACGTTCTCCGACATCTCCTTGACCAGTTTGGCGTAGCGGCCGACGTTGGCATCGTCCAGCGGCGCGTCGACCTCGTCGAGCATGCAAAACGGCGCCGGGTTGAGCCTGAAGATCGAAAACACCAGCGACAGCGCCGTCAGCGCCTTTTCACCGCCGGAGAGTAGGTGAATAGTGCTGTTCTTCTTGCCCGGCGGGCGCGCCATGATCGCCACCCCCGTCTCCAGCAGATCCTCGCCGGTGAGCGTGAGCCACGCCGCGCCGCCGCCGAACACCCGCGGGAAGAGTTCCTGCAGCCCGGCGTTGACCTGATCGAAGGTGTCGCGAAAGCGCACCCGGGTCTCCTGGTCGATGCGCTTGATCGCACGTTCCAGGGTCTCGAGCGCCTCGGTCAGCTCGGCGTGCTGGGCTTCCAGGTAGTTGCGCCGCTCGGCCTGCTGGTCGTACTCCTCGATCGCCGCCAGGTTGATCGCACCAAGCTTTCGGATCTTCTCCGAGGTGTTCTCCAGAAGCGACTGCCAGCGCGACTCCTCGGCATCATCGGCAAGCCCGTTGGCGAGCGCCTCGACATCGTGGCCGAGCTCGGCCAGCGCCTCGTCCTGGGTGGCGGCCTTGAGGGTCAGCGCCTGCACCTCCATGCGAAGCGTCTGGAGCTGTTCGCGGCTCTGCTCCAGAGTGCGCTCGTGATTTTGTCGGGCGAGCTCGTCATTTCTGAGCTGTTCGGTGATGACCTGGGCCTGCTCGCGGGTGTCACTCAGCCGGGCCTGGCGCTGCTCGCGCTCATGGAAAAGCTCCTCGAGCTCTTCAGCAGCGAGTTCGTCGGGCTCTCTTAGCGCCTCGCGGGCCTCTTCGAGCTCTTCGATACGCAGCGTCAGGCGCTCGTCGCTCTCCTCGGCGCGGGCCTGCTGGGCGCGCAGGCTATCGCGCTCGGTGTTGAGCCGCTCGCGCTCCAGCGCCAGCGCCTGCTGGCTCGCCTTGAGCGGGGCCTGCTCGCGGCTCAAACGCTCGAACTCCTCCCGGGCGCGGGCGCGCTGCTCCACGCTCTCCTCGCGGGCGGTGGCCGCCTCGTCGAGCTTTGCCATGGCGTCGTTCCAGCGCTCGCGCTGCTCCTCGAGGCTGAGTACCAGCGTCGCCTCGTCCTCCTTGAGGGTGGCAAGCTCGTCGTCGATCTCGGCGGCGCGGCCCTCCAGGTGCTCGAGGCGCTGCGCCAGGCGCTGCTCCTTGACCGCGAGCTGCTGGCGAAGCGCACCGTGTTCGCGCTCGGCCTGGTCGCGCTCGCCGCGCTCGTGCTCGAGATTTTCAAGCTGTTCGGCGAGGCTTTCGCACTGCGCGTCCAGCGCTTCGAGCGCCTGCTCGAGCGCCTCCTGCTCCCGGCTGAGTTCGTCGAAACGCCGGCGAGTCACCAGCAGCGCATCGACGCCCTGCCCGCTCGCTTTCTGCGAAAGCCACCCCGGCCCGCACCAGAGCCCTTGCCGACTGACCGCGCTCTCTCCCGCAGGCAGCCGGGCGGCAAGCGCCTGGGCCTCATCATCACCTTCGACAACGTGAATGCGCGCGAGCCACTCACTAAGCGCCCCGGCGCCGTCCACCTTCGCATCGAGCCGGCCGTCGTTGTGTGCCCTGGGAGCGGTGGCGTCGATCAGGCACCAGTCGGTGGCCAGCGCCTCGGGCAGCTTTGATAGCGCCGCGCCGTCCACCATACGAGCATTGAGCCAGGGCGCGAGCAGCCAGGAGACGACCGATTCCCAGCCGGGCGCGGCCTGCAGGGTTTCGCCGAGCCTCGGGGCGCTCTCGAGGCCCAGCGCCTTTAGATGGCCATCGAGCGCCGGGTCGTGGTCGGCAAGCGCCGCGTCGATCAGCGCCTTGAGTGAGGCGAGTTCGCCCTGGCAGCGGCTCAGTTCCCCACGCTTGTCATCGCGGGTCTTGAGCGCGCGCTGGTGCGCCCCTTTGGTGTCGCTGATGCGCTGCTGGGCCTGCTCGCGCTCGGTTTGAAACTGCTCGACGCGCCACTCGGCCGCTTCGAGCTCGGTCTGGCTTTGAGCGTGCTCCTGGCGCACGGCGGTGGTGTCGTCGAGATCGCCGCGCTGCTGCTCGCGGCGCTCACGCTCGCCCTGCAGGCGCTTGATGCGCTGCTCCAGATCGGCCACCTGATCCTGGCCGCGCTCGGCGCTGCGGCTGGCGTCGCGCCAGCGGGCGTCGAGGTCGGCAAAGTGCTGCTCGGCGTGCTCGAGCGTCGGCTTGATGCCGGCTAACGCCTCCTCCAGCGCCTCGAGCTGCTCCTCCAGGCCTTCGAGCTCTGGCAACAGCGTCTCCCAGCGCTCGTCGATCGCACTCAGGCGCTCGCGGTCGCCTTCGCTCACCCGGCGCTGCTCATCCAGATCGCGCCGGGCGGTGTCGATATCGCTTGCCAGCTGGCTTTCGCGGCTCTTGCGGTGGGCCTGGTCCTGCTCGAGGCGCGCGATGCGCGTGGTGGTCTCGAAGAACTGCTGCTGGTGACGCTCGAGCACCTCGGCGAGTTCGTCGTGCTGGGCGCGGGCCTGCTCGAGGCGGGTTTCGCAGGCGCGCACGCCGAACACGTCCTTCTCGACGCTGATTTCGAGCTCGCGCACGCGGGCTTCCTGGCGGGTTTGCTCGGCACGCAGGGCGCGACCGCGAATCAGCGCAAGCTCGCCCTTGAGCTGGTACTCCTGGGATTTCAGCGTCTGGTAGCGTTTGGCGGCCTCGGCCTGGCGCTTCAAGCGCTCGAGCTGCTTGTCGAGCTCTTCGCGAATGTCATCCAGGCGCTCCAGATTCTCCTGGGTGCGGCGCATGCGGTTTTCGGTTTCGCGGCGGCGCTCCTTGTACTTGGAGATGCCGGCGGCCTCTTCCAGGGTCGCGCGCAGATCGTCCGGGCGCGCCTCGATCAGCCTGGAGATCATGCCCTGACCGATCAGCGCGTAGGAGCGCGGGCCGAGCCCGGTGCCCATGAACAGATCCGCGATATCCCGGCGGCGGCACTTCTGGCCGTTGAAGAAGTAGTTGGACTGGCCGTCGCGAGTGACCAGACGCTTGACGGCGATTTCCGAATACTGGGCGTAGGCACCGCCCATGGCGCCGTCGCGGTTGTCGAACTTGAGCTCAATGGCGGCCTGGCCGACCGGCTTGCGCCCGGTGGAGCCGTTGAAGATGACGTCCGCCATCGACTCGCCGCGCAGGGTCTTGGCCGAAGACTCGCCCATCACCCAGCGCACCGCGTCGATGATGTTGGACTTGCCGCAGCCATTGGGGCCGACGATCGCGGTCATGTTGCCATCGAAGGGCACCGTGATGGGATCGACGAAGGATTTGAACCCGGTAAGGCGTATGGACGTTAGGCGCATCGCGGCTCTTTGAAAACGGAAAAAACGAGCGGGCTATTCAAACACACCATCGGTCGAAACGTTAGCCTCACTCGATGCCATACGCGCCTGGGCTTCGCGAATGCCGTCGCGCAGCGCCTCGCTCGTTTCGCCCTCGCCAAGGCTTGCCAGCGCCCGGCGCCAGCGGTCGATGGCAAGCTCATAATCGCCTTCGCCAAAGGCGTGAACGCCGAGAAGGCTCAGGATTTTGGGCTGGCGCGGGTCCTGCGCCAGCACTTCGTCGACCAGCGCCTGCACCTCGGGGGTCAGCGTGCGCTCAGCCATGAAAAAGCGCAGCTCTGCGAGTTCGCTCAAAAGCGCCGGTGCGCGGCCTTCGATAGCGATCAGCCGGTTCAGCGCCTTTGCCGCCTGCTCGAGCCGGCCGGTTTCGCGATAGAGCGTGAACAGCGTTCCCCAGACGTTGGGGTTACCGGGCTGGCGGCCAGCCTCGGCTTCCAGCGGTGCAATGTAGCTCTCGAAAGAGTGCCCCGGGGTGCTCTCCCAGGCACTTCGCAGCGCGTAGAGCCGCAGATCACCCTCGGCGCCGCTTCGCTGGTAGCCGACCACCGCCGCGACGAGCACCGCTACCGCCACCAGCGGCACGACCCGCCGCCCGGCGCCTGGCTTTTTCAGCGCGCGTCGGGGCGCGGGCGCGGTATCCTCAAGAAGGCTTCGCTCGAGCTCGAGTTTGTCCTCGTCAAAACGCGCCTGGTCGATGTCGCCACGATCGAGTGCGCTTTCCAATGAGGTGAGCCGGCGGCGAAAAATGGCGACGTTCTGGCGGTTGGCATCATCGCGCTCTTCAAAACGGCGCTGAGCCTCAAACAGCGCCCGCGCTCGCCAAAGCGGCGACAGCATCAGCCAAAGCGCCGGTAGCGCCGTGATCAGAAGTGCGATCCAGAGCGGCGTCATGGGCTCTTCTCCTCGTCGATCAGCGCCTCGAGCCGGGCGCGCTCTTCGCGGCTCAGCGCGCGATGCGACGCCTGGCGTCGGGCGCGCACGATCAGCGAAAGCACCAGCGCGGCGAGGACCACAAGCGCCACCGGGATGCCCCAGAGCAGGTAGGTGCGGTTTTCAAGGCGCGGGTTGTAGAGGATGTACTCGCCGAAGCGCTCCACCATGTGATTGACGATTTCGCCATCCGACTGCCCCTGGTGGAGCAGCTCGAAAACGCGCTGACGCATGTCGGCGGCGATGGGCGCGCTGGAGTCGTCGATCGCCTGGTTTTCGCACAGCGGGCAGCGCATCGAAGCGGTCAGATCGACGTAGCGCCGCTCGAGCACCGGATCACTGAACTCGCGCACCTCGATCGCCGCCAGCGCCGAGCCGGCCACCAGTAGCAGCGCCAGTACTCCCACTAACCGCCGGATCATCGCCACTTCTCCACCTCCGGCAGGATCTGCGCTTGCACGTTCTCCGGGGAGATATAGCCCTTGTGGTGGTAGCGAATCACCCCCTTTTCATCGACCAGAAAGGTTTCCGGCGCGCCGTAGACGCCGAGATCGAAGCCCAGGCTGCCGTCAGGGTCGAACACGTTGACCTCGAAAGGATTGCCGTACTGCTGGAGAAATTCGGTGCCCTTCTCGCGAGTATCGCGGTAGTTCACCCCGACCAGACGGATGCCATGATCGGCCAGTTCTAGAAGCTGGGGCATCTCCTGCTTGCAGGCCGGGCACCACTCGCCCCACACGTTGACCAGCGTCACCTGGCCGCGCAAAAGCGACTCGTCCACGCGGCGCGTCTCGTCGCCAAGCGTGGTGGCGCTAAAGGCGGGAAACTCGCGGGCCATGAGTGCCGAGTCGCGCTGGCTTGGGTCGCGCGAAAGCCCCTGGTAGAAAAACAGCGCGATGCCGACGAAGCCGAGCGGCAGCAGTAGCAATAGCCAGCGTCTCATGGCGTGACCTCGCGTTGGATGGGGGAAGACGCGCGCCGGTAGCGCCGGTCGATCACCGCCAGCACCCCGCCAAGCGCCATCAATAGCGCCCCGAGCCAGAGCCAGCGCACGAAGGGCTTGTACTGCACGCGCATGGCATAGCTGCCGTCGTCGAGGTCTTCGCCCATCGCCACGTAAAGATCGCGAAAAATCCCGGGGCTCAGCGCGACCTGGGTCATGGGCATGCCGGTGGCCAGATAAAGCCGCTTTTCCGGGCGCATGATGAACGCGCGCCCGTCGCCGCCCTTGCGCACCTCGATCACCGAGGTATCCGCCAAAAAGTTCGGCCCGCGGCGGCTAGTCAGCTCGCGCATGGTGAACTCATAGCCGGCGACCTCGACCGCGGTGTCCGGCGCCATGCGCACGTTGCGCTCGACGTTGTAGTTCGATACCACCGTCACCCCGACGATGGTCACGGCGAGTCCCACGTGGCCGAGCACCATGCCCCAGTAAGCGAGCGACAGCTTGCCAAGCCCGCGCCGGACCGAGCTCGCCCGGCGGCAGGTCGCGACCACGTCGCGAACCAGCGGCAGCACGATCCAGAGTGCGGCCAGAAGCCCAAGGCTCACCCACGGGTTCCAGCGCCCGGCGAAGAGCAGCGGCGCCGCCATGCTGAACACGAACGCGGCAAGCCCGGAGAGCCACAGCGTACGCTTGAGCTCGACAAAGGGCATGCGCTTCCAGCGCGACACGGGGCCTGCCCCCATGAACAGGCACATCACCAGGGTAAGCGGCACGAACAGCGCGTTGAAGTACGGCGGGCCGACGCTGATCTTGCCAAGGCCCAGCGAGTCCAGAATCAACGGGTAAACGGTGCCGAGCAGCACCGTGACGGTCATGATTACCAAGAGGAAATTGTTGATCAACAACAGCGCGTCCCGCGAGCACCAGCCAAAGCCGACCCGGTGGCTGACCCGGGGCGCACGCAGCGCGAACAGCAAAAGCGACAGCGTCACCGTCACACCCAGCAGCACCAGGATGAAAAAGCCGCGGGCCGGGTCGTTGGCGAAGGCGTGCACCGAGGTGAGCACGCCGGAGCGCACTAAAAACGTGCCCATCAGCGAAAGCGCAAAGGTGGTGATCGCCAGAAGTACCGTCCAGCTTTTGAAGGAGCCGCGCTTTTCGGTCACCGCCAGCGAGTGCAAAAGCGCCGTGCCGGTCAGCCAGGGCAGAAGCGAAGCGTTCTCGACCGGGTCCCAGAACCACCAGCCGCCCCAGCCAAGCTCGTAGTACGCCCACCAGCTGCCAAGCGCGATGCCCACGGTCAAAAACGCCCAGGCCAGATTCGCCCAGGGCCTGGCCCAGCGCGTCCAGGCCGCGTCGAGGCGCCCGCCCATCAGCGCGGCGATGGCGAAGGCGAAGACCACCGAAAAACCGACGTAGCCCATGTAGAGCATCGGCGGATGGATCACCAGGCCGAAATCCTGCAGCAGCGGATTCAAGTCGGCGCCGTCGCCGGGCACGTTGGGCAGCAGCCGCTCGAAGGGGTTGGAGGTAAGCAGTATGAAAAGCAGAAAGCCGACGCTCACGAGCCCCATCACGCCAAGCACGCGGGCGACCATGTCGCGGGGCAGCGCGCGGGAGAAGCGCGAGGCGGCAAAGCCCCAGCCCGCGAGCATCAAACTCCACAAAAGTACCGAGCCTTCGTGATTGCCCCAGACGGCACTGGCCTTGTAGTACCAGGGCAGCAACGAGTTGGAGTTGTTGGCCACGTTGGCCACGCTGAAGTCGTCGAGCAGGTAGCTTGCAGTCAAACACACGTAAGCCGCGCCCAGAAACAGAAACTGCCCCGCCGCCATCGGCGCCCCGTACGCCATCCAGAGCGGGCGCCGGCTCGCGCTTCCGGCCAGCGGCAGGATCGCCTGAAGCGCGGCCATCGAAAGCGCCAGAATCAGCGCGAAGTGGCCGACCTCGGGAATCATCCGTATCCACATGGGCTAGTCGTCCTCGCGGGTCGGCGCCGCCAAACGCTCGGCGACACGCGCGGCCTTTTGCTGGTAGTCCGACGGCGCGTAGCCCGCGTCTTCCAACGCCTTTGCCACTTCCGGCGGCATGTAGTTTTCATCGTGACGGGCAAGCACCTTGTCGGCGCGAATTCGCCCATCGCGCTGGAGTTCGCCGACCACGACCACGCCCTGACCTTCGCGAAAGAGATCCGGCAGGATGCCGCTATAAAAGACCTCGACCTCCTCCACGTAGTCGGTAACGACGAAGTCGACATCGAGGCTTTGCGGGTCGCGGGCGACCGACCCCTCCTTGACCAGGCCCCCGGCGCGAATCTGGCGCTCGAGCGGCGCTTCGCCCATCGCGATCTGCACCGGGCTAAAAAACAGGTTTATGTTGGCGCGCAGCGCATAGAGCGTTAGCCCCAGAGCCACCGCCGCCAGCACCACCAGCCCCAAGAGCGCGAACAGTCGCTGTTGTCGTTTAGGCGTCATCGCTGACCTCGGTTGGCGTGGGGATGGAGGGAGACTCGGTGCGGGCGCGCTCGCGCCGGGCGCGCCGTGAGAGCGCCTTGAGCAGCGCGCGCCGCTCGAGCTTCGCCTGCCAAAAGCAGAGCAACAGCAGCGCCGCGGTGACGCCCCAGGCCGACCAGACGTACACGCCGTGGCCGCCCATGGCGAAAAACGCACCGAGTGAGTCGAAGGCGCTCATGAAGAGGACTCCGTGAGCGCGCGCACCCAGCGCTTGTCGCCTTCGCGCCTTAAAATTTCGCTGCGCACGCGCACAAGCGTCAGCGCCGCGAAGAAGCTATAAAAGCCGATCACCATGAGCAAAAGCGGCAGCCACATCGACGCCGGCATGGCCGGGCGCTCGGTGAGCGAGAACGTGGCGGACTGGTGGAGCGTATACCACCACTCGACCGAATACTTGATGATCGGAATGTTGATCACCCCCACCATGGCGAGAAGCGACGCCGCCCGAGCCCCGCTCTGGCGGCTACCAAAGGCGCCGCGCAGTGCAATCACGCCCAGATAGAGAAACAGGAGAATCAGCATCGAGGTGAGCCTTGCGTCCCACACCCACCAGGTGCCCCAGGTCGGCACGCCCCACACGGCGCCGGAAAACAGCGCCGTAAACGTCATCACCGCGCCAAACGGCGCCATCACCGCGGCGGCCATGTCGGCCACCTTGATCTTCCAGACCATGAACACCAGGCTTGAAAGCGCCATCGCAATGAATACCGATTGGGCCAGGAGTGCTGCCGGCACGTGCACGTAGATGATGCGAAAGCTCTCGCCCTGCTGATAGTCCGCCGGCGCCAACGCCAATCCCCAGACGCCCCCCGCGCCAAGCGACAGCGCCGCCAGCGCCCAGCACCAGGGTGTGAGCCGGCCGCTTAGCCGGTAAAACCACTGGGGTGATCCAAACTTGTGCACGATGGCCCACATGGCGGGTCCTCAACCGTTGAGACTGATACGAAGCGACGCGGCGATCGCCCAGGGGGCGAGCATCAGCGAAAGCGCCAAAAGCGCCCCCAAAATCGCGAGATAAGGCAAGGCGCTTTGCCCGTCGATGGCCGCCTCGACGGCGCCGGTACCAAACACCAGCACCGGAATGTAGAGCGGCAGGATCAAAAGCGAGGTCAGCACGCCGCCGCGAGCAAGCCCTACCGTGAGCGCCGCGCCGATCGCGCCGACCAAACTGAGTATGGCGCTGCCAAGCAGCAGCGACAGCGTCAGCACCGCGTAGCTGCCCGCGGTAAGCGCCAGGAGCGTGGCGAGCAGCGGCGCCGAAAGCGAAAGCGGTAGCCCGGTTATCAGCCAGTGCACGCACACCTTGGCAAGCGTTTGGGTCCAAAGCGGCTGCGGCGCGAGCATGAGTTGCGCAAGGCTCCCATCCTCGAAGTCGCCGCGAAAGAGCGTATCCAGCGACAGCAGCGCGGCCAGAAGCGCCGCCACCCACAAAAGCCCTGGCGCTATCACGGCCAAAAGCTTGGGGTCCGGCGAAATGCCGATCGGAAAGAGCGTGATCACCAGCGCGTAAAAGACCAGCGGATTGAGCGCCTCGCCTCGGCGACGAAACGCCAATGTTAGCCCGCGCGAGAGCGTGGCGATGAACGCACGCCCGGCCCCGTGAGGCGCCGCCCTTAATGCGCCGTCATTGCTGGCGCTCATGCCGGCCCCAGCTGCAGGCGGCGCACCCGCTCGAGCCCGCCAAGCGCGTGGTGAGTGGTGATGATGACGCTTCCCCCCGTTCTGGCGTGGTGCGAAAGCCGCTGCTCCAGCATCAAAACGCCTTCGCGGTCGAGCGCCGTAAAGGGCTCGTCGAGCACCCAGAGCGGCCGGGGTGTGAGCGTCAACCGGGCAAGCGCCACGCGCCGGTTCTGGCCGGCGGAGAGCCGCCCGACGGGCGTATCCTCGAACCCGGCAAGCCCGACATCATTAAGCGCACGCTCGCAGCCAGCCTCATCCGGCGGCTCACCGCCCAGCGCCTGATACCAGGCCAGATTCTCGAGCGGCGTCAGCCCCGCCTTCACGCCGGGCGCGTGGCCCAGATAGAGCAGGTTCGCCAGAAACACATCGCGGCAGGTGCGAAGGGGCTGACCATTGAACTCAAGCGCGCCTTCATAATCGTCGAGCTGCCCGGAGAGAATCTTCAAAAGCGTGGTCTTGCCGCTGCCGTTAGG
The window above is part of the Halomonas sp. GD1P12 genome. Proteins encoded here:
- the ccmB gene encoding heme exporter protein CcmB, with product MSASNDGALRAAPHGAGRAFIATLSRGLTLAFRRRGEALNPLVFYALVITLFPIGISPDPKLLAVIAPGLLWVAALLAALLSLDTLFRGDFEDGSLAQLMLAPQPLWTQTLAKVCVHWLITGLPLSLSAPLLATLLALTAGSYAVLTLSLLLGSAILSLVGAIGAALTVGLARGGVLTSLLILPLYIPVLVFGTGAVEAAIDGQSALPYLAILGALLALSLMLAPWAIAASLRISLNG
- the ccmA gene encoding cytochrome c biogenesis heme-transporting ATPase CcmA; translation: MSLRLQARQLACERDDRWLFVGLNVTLERGEILRVEGPNGSGKTTLLKILSGQLDDYEGALEFNGQPLRTCRDVFLANLLYLGHAPGVKAGLTPLENLAWYQALGGEPPDEAGCERALNDVGLAGFEDTPVGRLSAGQNRRVALARLTLTPRPLWVLDEPFTALDREGVLMLEQRLSHHARTGGSVIITTHHALGGLERVRRLQLGPA